The sequence below is a genomic window from Micromonas commoda chromosome 10, complete sequence.
CCctcgcccggcgtcgcctcgcacagctcgcggagcgtcgccgcgtccacgccgaagCCGGCCGTGCCTTCGTCTCCCCCCTCGGAGCCGCCGTGTTTTTTGCCAGTCCCAGCGCGAgtgctcgcgccggcgccggtcgcgcgggacgacgcgcgggtcgtgacgcggcgggttcgccggCGCATCGGTCGAGTCCACGCGACgggtgccgccgcgaggagcgcgaggggggGCATGGAGGGTGGGCGGGAAagtgacggcgacgacgaggcggcaaCCCCGTCGAAGAGTTTTCCGTCGCGGGTCGTCCAAGGTTTCGTGGGGGTCTTTCAGAGGCTATGAGTACCAGAAGCAACGTTGTCGCGCGTCTCATCTCACCACTCATTTACCacccttcttcgccttctcctcgcgcAGCTGCGACGACAGCGTGGCCATCAGACCCTTCaactccccgtcgccgccctcgcgtcccttcTCCGCGATCGTCAGCCCCCCCATctcatcgccgacggcgtcaaaCTTGCCAGCTAACCCGCCGCCCTGGTCCGACCCGATCGCCTCGCCCAGCGCGGggccgccctccgcgcgcttcttctcctcgtgTCGCAGCATCATCGCCACGATGTCGTCCGCGAACGAGTTAAactccgcggccgcgccgcctcctccgagcatcgcgcccatcgcgtcgtcgtccatcgagTCGATGTCCACGATGGGCACCCCGGcgctgccgacgccgccggcgtcgaacgccgcgagctgctcctcgagcgcgtccgcggctgaCTGGACGGCGCCCcccggggtgccgtcgatgcggggcgcggacgcgatggctCCCTCGAAGTCGTCGTAGATGCTCTTCGCGCCGTCCTTCGGCGCGTT
It includes:
- a CDS encoding predicted protein; this encodes MPRNGETQLVQTERDEGIRLHTGATARPCARIGSTAPTAPSARAHGTMSEAKPSSGDATLDALVRDLSAKVRATDGRWVEENAPKDGAKSIYDDFEGAIASAPRIDGTPGGAVQSAADALEEQLAAFDAGGVGSAGVPIVDIDSMDDDAMGAMLGGGGAAAEFNSFADDIVAMMLRHEEKKRAEGGPALGEAIGSDQGGGLAGKFDAVGDEMGGLTIAEKGREGGDGELKGLMATLSSQLREEKAKKGGK